The Amphiura filiformis chromosome 15, Afil_fr2py, whole genome shotgun sequence region actatttctataccaatctccttcttaaaataaaattaaatggaaatttctaaaaaacaacctttataggcctatacctatacTTACATGTGTACgcatagcgattaccattatagtgtaatatagatatgtggaaatggcagccttcatacattctaatgtgtaatcgatcagcaagagcgttcaatttatttaaatgaagcgcctaaagtcaggtgggtggtaaagatgattgcatcgacagctaaagcctcctttatagacttcagacccacacaagcacacatttgggatacgtgggaacaatggtaccactttacacatgactgcccttacacatgactgtattgtggtcacttattgatactcacctgttgtgtagagcgttaatatgatgccggatcagtgaccaatttaatggcggaacccctttgttcgaaacaatggtaccgtaccacttttatgaatagcctgtcgcaatttctaatcggcatcaaacgaacaaagcattatataatctattgcgactctatttctattaaaagctctttgggtaCAAGCAATTGGTATTGTGCTCTCCGATCCTTGCGGGTCACTTATTACGCAAAATACGATATCCAACGTTagccacatgatgcagtcatgtctacagtagaattcaattcgacctttgcaggacttaaaccccattaaaagctattaaaccaagataacactcattgaaaacagctcaactgattaaatcatatcttctctggttaaatacacacaacatatgtgtctgctttacacgtacaatggagcaatgagctgggattatactttcagttgggtgaacgattataaagcgaacgctagagaacaattgtgtgtggtctttgtttacgaaatgagacaatacgtgcttattgttgaccagcgttcttgaaaatgaaaaacatggtggtttgcagacttaacacggtttggaaataatttcttcatattttttggtgttatctgtcgtttacatatccttcctaaaacactaaagtacgcatatttccggttatttttcacacagcgacgttaagtaggcaatgtactattacctataacattaactaaaacaccaaagtacgcatatttccaaacatctaaattagctaaaaatttaggacatgttacaaaactatattttctagaactttagaagagtacttttaatattggccggttatttttcacacagcgacgttaactaggcatatccccatacttttaacgtaggctatttgtagaggtcacgcgtcaatgggaaagagcactgtgtattgtgtataggaaaacggacagtaactgcagtatgagttgTTGAATCCCATAATgctaaggtcaaagtttatacggggtcaaatttcaattttgtttaaaccaaattcaaaatattcctctggtaataagaattcagaaaatatatagtttgacctctTTATAACTTATCATTcctgagttataagcaaaatggTCAATAGTCAACAGTTGGTCTCCCCACGGGTCAAAACAAAAAACGTCTTgcaattttgacgaaaatggtctcaaaatgttcgACTTGCTATAACAATTTCAATAAGGTATAGCTTGCAATACTCGTTTTGTTGCCTAGGTAACACAATGAAATTAGCCTCTTTGGCTTGTGACCTATTTTGCCGTGTTTCCTAGGTAACCAAATGTCCTTGATAGAGCAAACTATTCATTTTCTTAATTGCTattacaaaataaagaatttgagAAAACGgaggaaatttaatttttgacCCATTTTGAGCCCAATGTTGGCCTGCGACCTCTTTGCTCATAATTTCGTTGATGAGttaaacaataatattttctgaatcctaaagACCAGCcacaatttgagcaactttgaaatttgacccctgtataagaTTTGATCTTGGGATTATGGAATTTGTTTAAGTGACCCACAAGGAGAACATAACGCCAATTCTGTTGCTTATTTCACCGTGGGCTAAAGTTTGACTCCAAAAGTGATTAATCTACCCAGCTAaccaaaaaacgttttctgaacgttgtgagaacgtaccgttgacgttttctagacgttttgataaaacgtttttaaaacgtaattttgtggagggttttgacgttttaaaaacgttattaaagacgttctaaaaacgttttcacaacgtaaAAGACGTTTTTAAGGCCTATCTTTCCGTTACCCAAGACGTATCCAGGACCTAGAGAAATCGAATTGGACGTTCTAGCACGCAACTAACGTACTAAGAACGTTGCAGAAAcgtccaaaacgtcctgaaaacgtTATAGCAACGTAAAAACGTATTGGAGGATGCATTCCTCACCACCAGAAATCGTATGTTACGTTTCTActacgtttttagaacgttttcttgacgttttagtgacgtttagaaaacgtgctatgttttattagttaaaagtccaaaacaaatatcaaatattatcaaattaggccaatacaaaattcatgaaacaaattagtttggcaAATTAGTGATACTTACGACTTATACGACACATAATAAATCACACAAGACAATTAATGTTGATTTGATGTGTGATTCATTAAACTTTATTCCTGTGTATGAATATTAttcttcattcattttcgttgaaaatactgctgaaacataaattaattttatacaaacatGCTATGCAAAATCACCCCATGGAACATGTGGAACTTGTGTTACCATGTATCGAGTCAACTATTGTCATGACCATTGATGACTGTTTATATACACTCTATTACtcgatttataataattattgtttaatacatatgcatggatggaatactcatgaaacccgattattgtacatttataggataaaaagttttaaaacatgatttatatacatgaaaacCCTCAAATATATATAAGTTactatttataattgaagacagaataatattcaaaagactagtttgcgtataatgtcctgtcaaccagaccaaaaatgccgttctgcgcaggtcagcaaccaatcacaccgcgcctttgccctgacgtcagacgcaaactaatgttttcaattcggtcttcagttaAATTCGACAAACTTAATTGATTACTCTCACGTACAAAGCGCAGttaacactctaagaaataaaggttctaaaaagattctaaagttgtcttctcaggagaacccttagacgTTTTCTAAAGAACCAAATATGGTTCCAAGACCATCGAAAATGGCCCCCAAGAGGTTCAAGATCTAAGAGGTCGGGTTCTCCTGAGATGACAATTATTTCTTAGTGAGTTGATGATGACTAGACTTGAAAGTGCTCGTAACTTTTGCCAACACTTTGCTAAAATTAAgtcataattattgttcatggtttactttaattttgtagaattttgccaTAGGCCTACTGTGTTCGTAATGAGTTATAATGTCTAGCCGCTCTCTaatttaattagcatttatgcaaagtaACGTGGTCCGGTTTGACACTATGACAAGAACGTATTTGCGCGATGTTGACAAGTCACAACTCACAACGAATATATGGCGACGGAATTAACAACACGTATTTTGATTGACCAAGTTTTAAGGCAGAATTCTgtgaaataaaagtaccatgaacatttatgcatttattttaggcataatattggcaaatgtacagttcatgagccttttcacggctcattacctaaattgattaaatgtaggcctataaaggtggTAAGTCTGCATTTCCCTTATGGAACCAGCCCCGttctcaaaccgcgacgcctctcgaacagcgagcggagcgagcagcgagcgcagtggaaaatcatcatacaggtatcagagtacagagtGCTAGGAACTACCGGTACCCAAAGCATTAACGAGCAAATTattcctataaacgaaactactttcgttttcggccatcatctccctccctgccagaaacgtaaatccacaaatgttgaaaattatcttcttaaaagaaatatttttacaaacgtcATTGAGATTAGAAACCCACTCCCAAAAACGTCGATCTTTTTTGGTTgttcctttaagggatggggtatgaacgtttggacaaaatttattgtgggacatatgagagcacatcagacatatcgaattgcattctgaatacgaagaatgtccttctgatatcaaataattttgattttttttttaaattcgcaatgtaatacacattttatgtgaaatgattaaaaattgaaatttttgaaattaacaGTACTtgcagttaactttataaattttatgttttatacttaaagtgtatttatttaggataaaaagccgacgatcaatttagacaattttgacctttcgtattggagatatggattttttctcccaaaacacacaaaaaaataggtctttttgggaaaaattccatatcttcaatatggaaagtcaaaatattcaattgatcgtcggcttttcctcccagctacatacactttaagaatatatcattagatttataacatttacttcgaggactgttgatatcaaaaatgtgaaaaatatcaaattttaataatttgtcataaaatttgtattatactgttaatttaaaaaaatgaaaattatttgatatcagaaagacattcttcgtattcagaatgcaattcgatatgtctgatgtgctctcattccccaaaaaaatactgtcgaaacgctcattccagatcccttaatgtcattaaacacatcaaataatttgaatacgcacagtctagtctcaaagataaaataaagttcaattgaagtgttgtgtgaaaactcCTCAAATTGAATTATTACCTCTTTACTAGTGTCCCCAAATACTACGTAAAAACCACTAATTTACATTGTTTACGCAACATACAAATAATATCATCACTTCCGTTGCTGATGGGCAGAGCGATTAACTGTAAACCGTTGACAAGAGCGTACTTGCGCGATGTTGACAAGGCGCAACTTGCGAGTATGGCGACAGAAATAACAACACATACGGCGTGTAAAAcacacatagtaggcctacgcttCGGATCGGAGGCGCATTGTGAACATCGCGGAAGTATGCTCTCGTCAAAAGTTTTATAcagcaaattaaaatcacggtAGTTACTATAATCGATAAGTCGCTATAATCTGAGGCAGAATTTAAAAGTCCGAGTACCGGTACGACATTTTCGGTCTGGTTGGCAggatgtcagacgcaaattagtctttttaattcgggctCAGATTATAGCATGCCCTCGAGCGTCAAGTCGCAAGCATATGGCCTTTAATGCAACTTTGACCAAAGGGCCGTTCATATTACGCCGCAATTGCGGTGCGGTGCCGCACTCCAGAATACTTACGATATTGCAATGAAGTTCAAtatattttaacttggaaatgcgacgagtagcgttgagttgaggcaaaaagtaatcgatatatcggtacCGCATCGCACTGCATTGCGGCGTAGTTTGAACGGACCTCGACGCTGCAACAATAAGGCTTTTTGAAGTATGACGGGCACAAATGGAGATGGTGTACTTTTATTTGGGTGGCCTAATCTtgtgtatgctttctttcagcatacaaaagattacccaaatcaaagtactccctcttttgtgcccgccatacttcaaaaacaATAATCAACGATTGTGGAAACGCACTCAGCGAATACTAGTGTGATTATACATGTACACTagtgaagtgacgtagttaatcgaattaactaccatagcaatagatgaataaaatgttgactgtatccccagtagtaggcctacaacgtccatgcggtaccgatgcattgaaccatatatgtcaaagaaatgctaatcacttgcacctgtaagattagtctgttaaaaagagcggtattgtattcaatctattatatgattgaagacaggtgatgagtgcaacctgctgtaggcctagtgcagagcgatctattcaaaaattgtattaatctattgctatggtagttaatccgattaggacgtcacttcgccagcgtatatcggATAGGAAAAGTTAAAAGCTATAAGTacagaaacaaaaacatcttaacatgcttaagacatgagaaatgttttaaaataaaagtctgatatataatcacagttattttaaacttaaacctTATATTTATGGAATATATATACTTCAATAGACAGTGAGCACCTTGTCCGACAATGTTGTATAAAACTAGCATGTTTACCAGTACAGTGTCTGTGGTCTTCAGTTTCAATGTGTCCCCTAGTCTTGTTCTTCCTCTTCCTGTTGGGGACACGTTCATTTTCGCCGCGCTCATCATCCTCCAATTCCCCTACAGGTACCGCTACATCCACATTCCCAGCTTTCTATAGATGataaaatggaaaacaatctatttataagcatgatcatcattttgggaaacatcatttttaaaattgaactGAAACCCGATTCCCCTTAAATATATCAGCTCACTAAAATAGCAGCcctgacaaaatatatataaataggcatAAGAAATTCTATGAATAAAAAAATTCTATCAGGTTATGGTCACCCTTAGATATCCAGACAACTTATTTATATTATCAGTATCATTAATTCTGAGTAATTTTCAAGTTCTGTATAAACCATAACGAAATCATAATgcgtgtgtgggggagggggcatgGTGCCCTAAAACCTAAGAgaagtgaaaataaacaaaaatgcccCATAGAGAAAGAAACATCACGTAGGTATGTGaaatgtaaggccaaaaaagtatgtctcagatacatttggtaaaatagctttgtgctatgctttattatttttttaaacattattttaagaaaatgagctgtgcgatatgcgatattttttcattttacattcaacgaacaatatttatgcactttttgatattcagatacagaaacatatagtaatacactgcaaaaacagtgtctagagattgaacactttttttttttttcaatttgtaaatacgtttaaaacctaaacaccaatgtcaaatttcaaaacatcatatgtttaatatctaaacacaagacATATTTAATtcataaacatgtttagcatttaaacgtgtttacaaatagAGGACAAGGTGGTGTCTAGAATGAGTGCTTATATTATAACCCCTAGACattgttttaggcctacatgaattaaataaatgaatttggcatTTCAGCAATGATATTTGAACTTACTTTATACTTTCTTCCACCTGGAAGATTTGGTGTTCTTTTCAGATAATCTCCAAGTCCCTTCTCTATCCCAACCTCCTTAGCTTGAGGATGATTCTTCATGCAAGCTTCTATAGAAAGGTGGAAATGATATGAGTTCAGTATTAAATTAAACTCCTTTATCAAAATAAACGGTCTGTATCTCAATATTAGGATTTCCCAAAAGCCTACATGTCGACGTGTTACCATACGTGCGGTCTGTGGTCTtagggaaatattttttatttgataagtttatgaataaaGTATACAATATAATCTAAAATAACAAAAACTAATTGGAAACAGACGTCCGATTTAGGGGTCCGATTTAAATATCCATATTTTAATTTTACACCCACTATGATTGGTTCAGAcagcatgacaaattatatgcattCTGTTTTAGGCTTAGCCGATCTTAGCTCTATGGAAGCTTATGGATCTGTTTTCTCACCCAATGTTTGGAAACATACTGTGAAATAAAAGGGAAGGCCTACATGATTTGACATATTATGTTAATCATATATTATATCTTGGGCTTATGAAACTTACTGACGATAACTTTGTAGAAAGGGCTATCTTTAATGCTCAGCTTGCCCTTTCTCCCTAATACACTGTAGGAGGACCACAAATTGTTCGTTCCCAGCTTCCTCATCACCCTCCTGATGGTTTCGTTGAGATCATGTCCTCCAACAAGACTGAGGTGTCGTATCTGGAATAAAGACATGTGAATCAaagctaaatatttttaatgcattatcGCATGGAATTTGGAAGTCAATATCGTTTATGATGTTGCCGTTGTTGATGGTTCAGTATCTTGTGATACTTTGGCACACAACTGAATAAAGTTACTGTGATTTTCATTGCAAGTGCAATatgtcaaacatattttgaattatggcctatttataaatgatcatgattataattattgtctcattttggaaatataatgtaaaatttaTGTATGTAGCTCTATTTTGTGTTACTTGCAGCAATATTGGCCTGTTCATCCGCGACAAATGGCGGATACATGTTAGATTGTGCACTTTCATACTTCTAAAGCAATATTTAAGTACAGCAGGCTAACTTCCACTTGCAATTAATAATACTCTATATAAATATAGGGAAAGATAATAAATTTACATTATATGGAAAATAGCATAACATTCATTTCCTGAatattatacatatttataaCGTGAAAAGTATTGGCCTGAACGACACCTATATACTTTTTTCACAACGAACTTACCATTTTCTTCCGGAATAGTTGTGTCTCAAGTCTTTCGGAAACATCCTTAAACTCCTCTACCGTTTGCAACGGTTTTTCAAGAGGATCTTCCTCTGCCTCGTGTGCCTCACCTCTCTCTGGCTGCCTGTTAATAAGGGTGCGCAACAATGTAAGTTGTTCGTCCTGTGCTTCCTCAAGTTTCTGTAGTTTCAGAAGCACACTGACTTGGAAACTAGCTGCAAAAATATAATGcaacaaaatataacaatattaacataaaaatattaacattaaattaattaaaattaatatatGCCCCTATATAGCTAGAAGAGGAGGAAAACTACGAAGAGGAAGAATAATGAGAATTGTGTATATAAcactatataataattatgttctgtTTTTTACAGAAGTATCGATCAAATCTACTTCGTGAGGCCTGTTATCATGCTATTATTTTCACTTTTAATGGCTAGCTCATTGAAGCAATATGAGTAGCTCAAAAAAGCAATGAGGGAGGGGTTATTTTGATGGAGAAAacttaaaataaatgtaaaatagaCTTACACTCTGAAGTAGTCACTCTCCGAAAACCTGGAGTGGTTGGTGTTGATCTCATAGTGCTTGTTGAAGCCAGCTGAGGATCGTGGTGACGAGGAGTTGTTGGCAGGTTGGAGGATTTGGA contains the following coding sequences:
- the LOC140171380 gene encoding uncharacterized protein is translated as MMGEYAVVIFVDESTVDVISSSWIEGGGRHEEGEENYCYWPTHNPAYKARKHDIPDEERWGRCKIRVIKLTNSDSEPDTTKQKLRRSPRKQSMQKVSLPKPPQVHVGLPRSRDPTPSPKPVSKSSNLPTTPRHHDPQLASTSTMRSTPTTPGFRRVTTSESSFQVSVLLKLQKLEEAQDEQLTLLRTLINRQPERGEAHEAEEDPLEKPLQTVEEFKDVSERLETQLFRKKMIRHLSLVGGHDLNETIRRVMRKLGTNNLWSSYSVLGRKGKLSIKDSPFYKVIVKACMKNHPQAKEVGIEKGLGDYLKRTPNLPGGRKYKKAGNVDVAVPVGELEDDERGENERVPNRKRKNKTRGHIETEDHRHCTGKHASFIQHCRTRCSLSIEVYIFHKYKV